The nucleotide sequence CGCACATCGATTATTGCGGAAGGGTACGTAAAAAACCCACCCTTTCAATGTACCAGTCCTCGATATGGCCTATGACGTCCTTTGGATGATTATCCTTGTCCCAGGTGAATATCTCGACACCGGTAATATCAAAATGGTCGAAACCCTTGAGAACACCGTAATAGTTCCACTGGCCCTTCCCGGGAATGGTTTCGCCGTCCCAATCGACGATGCTGTCCCTGACGCCGCTGTAACCCGCCGGATAGAGCCAGGGCCCGTTCATCGAGTTGGTATTGACCACGCCATCATTGGGCCACCAGGAGCTGTCTATGGGAACGCGATCACTGACATCCATGTCATAAAAATCGCCGTCGCGGGCGCGCCAGTAACCGCGATACCGCTCGTCATTGCAGGTATAGGCCCCCATCATCGGGCCGGTGATGAACCAGGCGATGAAATTATCCGCGTCGCACTCGTGATAATATTCACCGTTATCGCGCATCAGCGGCGACTTCGAAGGATGGCTCGATATGCCGGCAAAGGAAAAATAATAGGTGCTGCCCTGCGCGTGGACCCAGGCGTTCTGCTCCATGCATCCTTCGGGGCTCAGGTCCCAGAGGCAGATATCCTTCATGTCCCCGCTGAAATATGTTTCCGCGGCCTCGTTCACCCGTGCGAAATATTCCTTGATCGATTCGCCCTTCTGCCGCGGGATGACGCCGAACTGGTCGAGCTTGAAATCGTAAATATTGAAAATGGTCCGGGACGAGTCGACGCCTATCACCTCGAGCACCCCGATGAGTAGCTCCTGGACGAAGGGAATGAGCTTGACCACGCCGTTGGCCAGGGTCGTGCCGTTGTGAACGCCGGCCATGGTGGAGATGCTGCTGACCATGTTTTTCGTTTCAACCCCGCCGGTGAAGAAGGGAGATATCGGCTCCTGGCCGGTGTAATCGGCGTTTCTTTCATCGGCATATCCCTGTTCCATGAGCTGGGAGAAGACCCGCGCCGTCATGGCTCCCTGGCTGTGGGCTATGATGTGGATCTTGCGGTTCGGGCCGGCCTTGCCCCAGTTGTAGAGCAGGGCTTTTCCGGTAAAGTCGCGGCCAAAACGGGCATGGTTGTGCTTTTTCGAATGGGCCAGGCCGTAATCCACTCTGACACCCCTGAGCTGGGCATAGAGCTCGCAGGCGCGGTCCCAGTTGCTTGAAAAGGGACCCACCACGGCGGTGTAACAATCAAATCCCGCTGTTTTAAGAATCTCCTGCAGATCGTTGTATCCGCCCCAGTAGTAATGGCCCACGGGACCGGCGAGCTCATCCCTGCCCCACCCGATAAAACCGTGGAGGAGCACAACGGGATACTCATTGCCGGGGGTGGAATCCATCGCGGGATCCGTTCCGGTGGCATCGGAGGCTGTCATATCAGATACTGTCGAATCCGATGTACCGTTCTGAGCATCGGTGTCGGACGCTGAGCTGAATGGAAAGAAAGGTATGCTGTTCTTCTTTTCTTCACAACCAGTAAAAAACATGGTCGCGAACAGGAACGA is from Spirochaetota bacterium and encodes:
- a CDS encoding lipase encodes the protein MRRIAKSLIYLSFLFATMFFTGCEEKKNSIPFFPFSSASDTDAQNGTSDSTVSDMTASDATGTDPAMDSTPGNEYPVVLLHGFIGWGRDELAGPVGHYYWGGYNDLQEILKTAGFDCYTAVVGPFSSNWDRACELYAQLRGVRVDYGLAHSKKHNHARFGRDFTGKALLYNWGKAGPNRKIHIIAHSQGAMTARVFSQLMEQGYADERNADYTGQEPISPFFTGGVETKNMVSSISTMAGVHNGTTLANGVVKLIPFVQELLIGVLEVIGVDSSRTIFNIYDFKLDQFGVIPRQKGESIKEYFARVNEAAETYFSGDMKDICLWDLSPEGCMEQNAWVHAQGSTYYFSFAGISSHPSKSPLMRDNGEYYHECDADNFIAWFITGPMMGAYTCNDERYRGYWRARDGDFYDMDVSDRVPIDSSWWPNDGVVNTNSMNGPWLYPAGYSGVRDSIVDWDGETIPGKGQWNYYGVLKGFDHFDITGVEIFTWDKDNHPKDVIGHIEDWYIERVGFLRTLPQ